The window CGGTGGGCGAGGGGCACAACTCCGCGCAGGCCGTGGTGCAGCGGCTCGTGCAATCGCTCGGGGGCACCGACTCCACGACCGAGGACGTCGCCGAGGCGACCACCCCGACCCGTGCCCGCGGCAAGATCCGGCCGCACGGCGACCCGGGCGTCGTGGTCAAGGGCGTCGACGACGTCTGGGTGAAACTCGCGCGCTGCTGCACCCCGGTACCGGGCGACGAGATCCTCGGTTTCGTCACCCGCGGCAGCGGCGTGTCGGTGCACCGCACGGACTGCACGAACGTCGCGTCGATCGGCACGCAGACCGAGCGCATGGTCGAGGTCGAATGGGCGCCCACCTCGTCGTCGGTGTTCCTGGTCTCGATCCAGGTCGAGGCGCTCGACCGCGCCCGGCTGCTCTCGGACATCACGCGGGTGCTGTCCGACCAGCACGTCAACATCCTCTCCGCGACCGTGGCCACCACGCGGGACCGGATCGCGATCAGCAAGTTCACCTTCGAGATGGGCGACCCGAAGCACCTGGGCCACATTCTCAAGGCGGTGCGCGGGATCGACGGTGTCTTCGACGCCTACCGCGTCACCGGCACCAACAACGGCTCGGCATCCTGAACGCACTGAACTCGGAAAGCCTGAACTGACCGCATGATCGAGATCCTCAGCCCGTCCGAGATCGCGCGCGCCCGGGAGACCGGCGCTCTCGTGGCGCACATCCTGCAGACGGTGCGCAGCCGCGCAGCGGTCGGTGTGAATCTGCTCGAGATCGACGCCTGGACGAAGGAGATGATCCGCGACGCCGGCGCGGTCTCCTGCTACGTCGACTACGCCCCGTCCTTCGGCCGCGGCCCCTTCGGCCACTACATCTGCACGTCGGTCAACGACGCCGTGCTGCACGGGCGGCCGTTCGACTACACGCTCGTTGACGGTGACCTGCTCTCGCTCGACCTCGCCGTGTCCCTCGGCGGCGTCGTGGCGGACTCGGCGATCAGCTTCCACGTGGGGGAGCGCCGTCCGCCGGCGGAGGTCGCGCTGATCGAGGCGACCGAGCGCGCCCTCGCGGCCGGGATCGCCGCCGCGAAGCCGGACGCGCGGGTCGGCGACATCTCCCACGCGATCGGCACCGTCCTGAGCGGGGCGGGCTACCCGGTGAACACCGAGTTCGGCGGACACGGCGTCGGGACGACCATGCACCAGGACCCGCACATCTCGAACACCGGGGAGCCGGGCCGCGGCTACCGGCTGCGCCCGGGCCTGCTGCTCGCCCTGGAGCCGTGGGTGATGGCGGACACCGACGAGCTCGTCTTCGACGCCGACGGCTGGACGCTCCGGAGCGCCACCGGGTGCCAGACGGCCCACAGCGAGCACACCGTCGCGATCACCGAGGACGGGGCGGAGATCCTCACCCTGCCCCGGAGCTGACGGCCCGTCGAGCCGGGATCAGGTGAACTCGGCGAGGAGCTTCTCGGCCTCGACGAGCCACTCGCGGCGCGCCGCCACGGCGGCCTCCGCGTCGGCGAGGCCCTTGGCGTTGTTCGCCGCGCGGGCCTTCTCCGCCTGCTTCTCGTACTTGGCGATCGCCGCGAGGAGTGAATCCACCGTCTCCTGCGCGCGGGCCTTGGCGGCGGGGTTGCTGCGCTGGCGCGCGACGTCCTCGGCCTCGCGCACGGCGGACTCGACCGCGGACAGGCGGCCCTCGATCCGGCCGCGGGAGTCGCGGGGGAGCGAGCCGATCCTGTCCCAGCGCTCCTGGATGCCGCGGAGCGCCTTGCGGGCGGAGCCGGCGTCGGTGACGGGGAGCAGCCGCTCCGCCTCCTCGACGAGGGCCTCCTTGGCCTTCGCGTTGTTGGCGAACTCGGCGTCCTTGGCCGCGAACGTCGCGTTGCGGGCCGAGAAGAACTGGTCCTGCGCGGCCTTGAAGCGCTCCCACAGCGCGTCGTCGACGTCGCGCGCGGCGCGGCCGGCGGCCTTCCACTCCTTCATCAGATTGCGGAACGCGTCCGACGTGGCGCCCCAGTCGGTCGAGCTCGCGAGGGCCTCGGCCTTCGCGACCAGGGCCTCCTTGGCGGCCTTCGCGGCGTTGCGGGTCGCGGACAGCTCCGCGTAGTGCGCCTTGCGCCGCTTGCTGAACTGCGAGCGGGCCGCGGAGAAGCGTGACCAGAGCTCGTCGTCGGACTTGCGGTCCAGGCGGGGCGCGGCCTTCCACTCGTCGAGCAGCGCCCGGATCCGGTCGCCGCCGACGCGCCACTCGGTGCCGGCGCCGATCGCCTCGACGTCGGCGACGATGCGCTCCTTGAGCGTGCGGGCCTCGGCCTGCGCCTTCGCGCGGGCGGCCCGGGCCGCGACGGCGCGCTCCTGAGCGAGCTCCTCCAGCGCGGCGACGCGCGTGTCGAGCAGGGCGAGGTCACCGATCGCGGCTACGTCGACGAGCGAGGACTTCAGCCGTTCGATCGCGCTGCGGGCCTCCTTCTCCGGGACGTCGGTCTCACGGATCCGGTGCTCGAGCAGGTCGAGTTCGACGACGAGACCGTCGTAGCGGCGCCCGTAGAACTCCAGCGCCTCCTCGGGCGTCCCGGCCTGCCAGGACCCGATGGCCCGGT of the Sporichthya polymorpha DSM 43042 genome contains:
- the map gene encoding type I methionyl aminopeptidase, giving the protein MIEILSPSEIARARETGALVAHILQTVRSRAAVGVNLLEIDAWTKEMIRDAGAVSCYVDYAPSFGRGPFGHYICTSVNDAVLHGRPFDYTLVDGDLLSLDLAVSLGGVVADSAISFHVGERRPPAEVALIEATERALAAGIAAAKPDARVGDISHAIGTVLSGAGYPVNTEFGGHGVGTTMHQDPHISNTGEPGRGYRLRPGLLLALEPWVMADTDELVFDADGWTLRSATGCQTAHSEHTVAITEDGAEILTLPRS
- a CDS encoding DUF349 domain-containing protein gives rise to the protein MTETPEQVDGDQPGDVTPTPAAEAAPAEAPAVETPAVEVPAAEVPAAEAPAVEVPAAEVPTPAEVPAAAVAPVDRSAWGYVDAEGTVFVRTPAGDRAIGSWQAGTPEEALEFYGRRYDGLVVELDLLEHRIRETDVPEKEARSAIERLKSSLVDVAAIGDLALLDTRVAALEELAQERAVAARAARAKAQAEARTLKERIVADVEAIGAGTEWRVGGDRIRALLDEWKAAPRLDRKSDDELWSRFSAARSQFSKRRKAHYAELSATRNAAKAAKEALVAKAEALASSTDWGATSDAFRNLMKEWKAAGRAARDVDDALWERFKAAQDQFFSARNATFAAKDAEFANNAKAKEALVEEAERLLPVTDAGSARKALRGIQERWDRIGSLPRDSRGRIEGRLSAVESAVREAEDVARQRSNPAAKARAQETVDSLLAAIAKYEKQAEKARAANNAKGLADAEAAVAARREWLVEAEKLLAEFT